The Anabas testudineus chromosome 14, fAnaTes1.2, whole genome shotgun sequence genome includes a region encoding these proteins:
- the sdf2 gene encoding stromal cell-derived factor 2, translating into MGHLHLDVFPRVLTARLLLLLCLFGLSAGTELSFVTCGSVIKLLNLQHNVRLHSHDVRYGSGSGQQSVTGVTAVEDSNSYWSIRGTNDAFCHRGTPVKCGQTIRLTHVNTGRNLHSHYFTSPLSSNQEVSAFGEEGEGDHLDEWTVQCGGSVWKREEAVRFRHKATDALLSVTGEQYGRPIHGQREVHAMSGPSQHSLWKAMEGIFMKPSEILAGGRDSSHPHTEF; encoded by the exons ATGGGTCATTTACACTTGGATGTTTTTCCACGCGTTTTAACAGCTcgtttgttattattgttatgtctGTTTGGGTTGTCAGCTGGTACGGAACTGAGTTTTGTGACATGTGGATCGGTCATTAAATTGTTAAACCTGCAGCACAATGTGAGACTTCACTCGCACGACGTACGCTACGGCTCCG GTAGTGGGCAGCAGTCTGTAACAGGCGTTACTGCTGTGGAAGACAGTAACAGCTACTGGAGTATCAGAGGAACGAATGATGCTTTCTGCCATCGGGGTACCCCGGTTAAATGCGGGCAGACGATCCGCCTCACCCATGTCAACACAGGCCGTAACCTGCACAGCCACTACTTCACCTCCCCACTGTCCTCTAACCAG GAGGTGAGTGCATTTGGTGAGGAAGGGGAAGGGGATCATCTAGATGAGTGGACAGTTCAGTGTGGGGGATCCGTATGGAAGCGAGAAGAGGCTGTTCGCTTCCGCCATAAGGCCACTGATGCACTGCTGTCAGTGACAGGGGAGCAGTATGGTCGACCAATCCATGGTCAGAGGGAGGTTCACGCCATGTCAGGCCCCAGCCAGCACAGCTTGTGGAAAGCCATGGAGGGCATCTTCATGAAACCCAGTGAGATCCTGGCAGGCGGCCGAGATTCCAgtcacccacacacagagttctga